The following proteins are co-located in the Sphingomonas donggukensis genome:
- a CDS encoding SPOR domain-containing protein, whose product MNTTTDGEQPAFAEDDRLPWLESAEDEYREGPSAGRVIGLIVAGLVVIAAAIWGFNYFRTHRAATGSGELIAAQEGDYKVKPDEPGGMKVDGEGDSVFRASEGAKADGTINTRAVPEAPVAGKTAKPAPKAGAGSATVVANVPAAGGRLTAQAPAMPTIRASKDGSGSALVQLGSFPSEAAANAAWDASSKRFGYVASLGKSIEKADVNGRTVYRLRVNAGSNGNANTICGKLKVAGEACFVPN is encoded by the coding sequence ATGAACACGACGACCGATGGCGAACAGCCGGCCTTTGCCGAGGACGATCGGCTGCCGTGGCTCGAATCCGCCGAGGACGAGTATCGTGAGGGGCCATCGGCGGGTCGCGTCATCGGGCTGATCGTCGCCGGGCTGGTCGTGATCGCCGCCGCGATCTGGGGCTTCAACTATTTCCGCACGCACCGCGCCGCCACCGGATCGGGCGAGCTGATCGCCGCGCAGGAAGGCGACTATAAGGTCAAGCCTGACGAACCCGGCGGGATGAAGGTCGATGGCGAGGGCGACAGCGTGTTCCGCGCGTCCGAAGGCGCCAAGGCCGACGGCACGATCAACACCCGCGCGGTGCCCGAGGCACCGGTCGCCGGCAAGACCGCCAAGCCCGCGCCGAAGGCCGGGGCGGGCAGCGCCACCGTCGTCGCCAACGTCCCTGCCGCGGGCGGGCGGCTGACCGCGCAGGCGCCGGCGATGCCGACCATCCGCGCCAGCAAGGACGGCAGCGGTAGCGCGCTCGTCCAGCTCGGCTCGTTCCCGAGCGAAGCCGCCGCCAACGCCGCCTGGGACGCCTCGTCGAAGCGGTTCGGCTACGTCGCCTCGCTCGGCAAGTCGATCGAGAAAGCCGACGTCAACGGGCGCACCGTGTACCGGCTGCGCGTGAACGCCGGCAGCAACGGCAATGCGAACACGATCTGCGGCAAGCTGAAGGTCGCGGGCGAGGCCTGTTTCGTTCCCAACTGA
- a CDS encoding DUF1800 domain-containing protein, whose product MTDASIALNRFGLGARPDDAPPGDARRWLVDQFDRYEPRVSGAPTAAAAAQALADYQQARQAVRAEQGGARPGQRRRAAMAEQAPAMEEGAAMAPTNRRPAGPRQVAGEDAQPMSDTERAAVAMRRQGREFYTQSVGLRMNAALATPTPFVERLVHFWANHFAVSADGMRVVGLAGPFEFEAIRPHVLGRFRDMLFAVERHPAMLMYLDQAQSVGPNSPLAQVAAARAARGQGQGRKPGLNENLAREIMELHTLGVRTGYSQGDVTEFARAMTGWTVAGLGRGGGRMAGTDGRPGDFVFAPRLHEPGARTIMGRGFAQDGQAQAAAVLDMLAAHPATARHIATKLVRHFVADDPPAAAVARVEAAFLQSGGDLPTIYRALIASPEAWATQPAKFKTPWEWSVSTLRALGLREFGTPQTVGLLQQLGQPTWRPGSPAGWDDTAPSWAGPDAIMRRVEAAERFATRANQQIDPRARAAQLFPGSASAATTQAIARAESPSQGLALLLVSPDFMRR is encoded by the coding sequence ATGACCGACGCCAGCATCGCGCTCAACCGCTTCGGGCTTGGCGCGCGCCCCGACGATGCGCCGCCCGGCGATGCTCGGCGGTGGCTGGTCGACCAGTTCGACCGGTACGAGCCGCGCGTGTCGGGCGCGCCCACCGCTGCCGCCGCGGCACAGGCGCTCGCCGATTATCAGCAGGCTCGCCAGGCGGTGCGCGCAGAGCAGGGTGGCGCGCGCCCGGGCCAGCGCCGCCGCGCCGCTATGGCAGAGCAAGCGCCGGCGATGGAGGAGGGGGCGGCGATGGCGCCGACCAACCGCCGCCCCGCCGGCCCGCGTCAGGTTGCGGGCGAGGACGCCCAACCCATGTCGGATACCGAGCGCGCGGCGGTGGCGATGCGGCGGCAGGGGCGCGAATTCTACACCCAGTCGGTCGGCCTGCGCATGAACGCCGCGCTCGCCACCCCGACGCCCTTCGTCGAACGGCTGGTGCATTTCTGGGCAAACCATTTCGCGGTGTCGGCGGATGGCATGCGCGTAGTCGGCCTGGCCGGACCGTTCGAGTTCGAGGCGATTCGCCCGCACGTGCTGGGCCGCTTCCGCGACATGCTGTTCGCGGTCGAGCGGCATCCGGCGATGCTGATGTACCTCGATCAGGCGCAATCTGTCGGGCCGAACAGCCCGCTGGCGCAGGTCGCCGCGGCGCGGGCGGCGCGCGGGCAGGGGCAGGGACGCAAGCCCGGCCTGAACGAGAACCTCGCGCGCGAGATCATGGAGCTGCACACGCTGGGCGTCCGCACCGGCTATTCGCAGGGCGACGTCACCGAATTCGCGCGCGCGATGACCGGGTGGACGGTAGCCGGGCTCGGCCGGGGCGGCGGACGGATGGCCGGGACCGATGGTCGCCCCGGCGATTTCGTGTTCGCGCCCCGCCTGCACGAACCCGGCGCCCGCACGATCATGGGGAGGGGTTTTGCGCAGGACGGTCAGGCGCAGGCGGCGGCGGTGCTCGACATGCTCGCCGCGCATCCCGCCACCGCGCGCCATATCGCGACGAAGCTGGTGCGCCACTTCGTCGCCGACGATCCCCCCGCCGCCGCGGTCGCGCGGGTCGAGGCGGCGTTCCTCCAGTCGGGCGGCGACCTGCCGACCATCTACCGCGCGCTGATCGCGTCGCCCGAGGCGTGGGCGACGCAGCCGGCGAAGTTCAAGACGCCTTGGGAATGGTCGGTGTCGACGCTCCGGGCGCTCGGCCTGCGCGAATTCGGCACGCCGCAGACGGTCGGCCTGCTCCAGCAACTGGGCCAGCCGACGTGGCGACCCGGATCGCCTGCGGGATGGGACGATACCGCGCCAAGCTGGGCGGGGCCGGATGCGATCATGCGTCGGGTCGAGGCGGCGGAGCGGTTCGCGACGCGCGCCAACCAGCAGATCGACCCGCGCGCCCGCGCCGCGCAGCTGTTCCCCGGCAGCGCCAGTGCCGCGACCACCCAGGCGATCGCTCGCGCCGAAAGCCCGTCGCAGGGCCTCGCGCTACTGCTCGTCTCACCCGATTTCATGCGGAGATAA
- a CDS encoding SPOR domain-containing protein, whose translation MHALRTGIAAIAVAMVAVPCAAQEFAPPPTPTADALAAQMRVLAANPRDVSALIVAADLSTRLGDPAAALAFLARAQAVDAGNPRLLAGRANALVAMERPGEALRLFDQAERANVSLNPYLAQRGLAYDLTGQPGYAQRDYRRALLTDHADETVRRLALSLGISGRKDEAMALLDPLLRKSDRAAWRARACILAMSGDVNGARTIAASMMNGGAALAPFFGRLPSLSAADRAFAVHFGEMTPTAARINDARLAPAVAALPVEPAPVAKPVVVAAAAPQRNSGRDRSGRNRRAGRQPIVVVSAPMATPTAGGAVASRPLGTATLVPQPAPVMATSSVAAPAARILGQPTITPAPVAPQPAPVALASNMAAPAASRLAGQPTIAPVPLASTATVVADVRVPASTQPTPVAEPTVVAAQPVARPPVEITTIAAPVRAAPAPAPTVTPAMEVARATPAPVAATPRPEPARAAVRTPATARRNTALLASIIDGIDVPAEELAPAPAARKAPAKKVEIAKVETKRPDPKKADPKKPDPKKPDPAKTDPARWWVQVAGGANEADLGKDWKRLTTKSPTAFRGKAAYTTPLRATNRLLAGPFKGQDDAMAFVNALKKDGASTFAWQSEAGQKIEKLRP comes from the coding sequence ATGCACGCCCTGCGCACCGGAATTGCCGCGATCGCCGTCGCGATGGTCGCGGTGCCGTGCGCCGCACAGGAATTCGCGCCGCCGCCGACGCCGACCGCCGATGCACTGGCGGCGCAGATGCGCGTGCTTGCCGCCAATCCGCGCGACGTGTCGGCGCTGATCGTCGCCGCCGACCTCAGCACACGGCTGGGCGATCCCGCCGCCGCTCTGGCGTTCCTCGCGCGGGCGCAGGCGGTCGATGCGGGCAATCCGCGGCTGCTGGCGGGCAGGGCGAACGCCCTGGTCGCGATGGAGCGCCCGGGCGAGGCGCTGCGCCTGTTCGACCAGGCCGAGCGCGCTAACGTCTCGCTGAACCCCTATCTCGCGCAGCGCGGCCTTGCCTATGACCTGACCGGGCAGCCGGGATACGCCCAGCGCGACTATCGCCGCGCGCTGTTGACCGATCACGCCGACGAAACGGTGCGGCGCCTGGCGCTGTCGCTCGGTATTTCGGGGCGCAAGGACGAGGCGATGGCGCTGCTCGACCCACTGCTGCGCAAGAGCGATCGCGCCGCGTGGCGCGCGCGCGCCTGCATTCTGGCGATGAGCGGCGACGTGAACGGCGCGCGCACCATCGCCGCCAGCATGATGAACGGCGGCGCGGCACTGGCGCCGTTCTTCGGACGGTTGCCCTCGCTATCCGCCGCCGACCGCGCCTTTGCGGTGCATTTCGGCGAAATGACGCCGACCGCGGCGCGGATCAACGACGCCCGACTGGCCCCCGCGGTCGCGGCGCTGCCGGTCGAGCCTGCGCCGGTGGCGAAACCCGTGGTAGTCGCCGCCGCGGCGCCGCAGCGCAATTCGGGTCGCGACCGCAGCGGCCGCAACCGCCGCGCGGGTCGGCAGCCGATCGTGGTGGTGAGTGCGCCGATGGCGACGCCGACAGCGGGGGGAGCCGTGGCCAGTCGCCCGCTCGGCACCGCGACCCTTGTGCCGCAACCCGCGCCGGTCATGGCGACGTCGAGCGTGGCGGCTCCCGCAGCGCGGATCTTGGGACAGCCGACGATCACGCCCGCCCCGGTCGCGCCTCAGCCGGCGCCGGTCGCGCTGGCGTCGAACATGGCGGCGCCCGCGGCGTCGCGCCTTGCGGGGCAGCCGACGATCGCCCCGGTGCCGCTCGCATCGACGGCCACCGTTGTGGCTGATGTGCGCGTGCCAGCTTCGACCCAGCCGACGCCGGTCGCGGAGCCGACCGTTGTCGCCGCGCAGCCGGTCGCACGCCCGCCGGTCGAGATCACCACCATCGCCGCGCCGGTGCGTGCCGCGCCCGCGCCCGCCCCAACCGTGACGCCCGCGATGGAGGTCGCGCGCGCGACCCCTGCGCCCGTGGCTGCGACGCCGCGGCCCGAGCCGGCGCGCGCCGCCGTCCGGACGCCCGCCACCGCGCGACGCAACACCGCTCTGCTCGCCTCGATCATCGACGGCATCGACGTGCCGGCGGAGGAACTCGCGCCCGCTCCCGCCGCGCGCAAGGCACCGGCGAAGAAGGTCGAGATCGCCAAGGTCGAGACGAAGAGGCCCGACCCCAAGAAAGCGGACCCCAAGAAGCCCGACCCGAAGAAACCCGATCCCGCCAAGACCGATCCTGCCCGCTGGTGGGTGCAGGTCGCGGGCGGCGCCAACGAGGCCGATCTCGGCAAGGACTGGAAGCGCCTGACCACCAAGTCGCCGACCGCGTTCCGCGGCAAGGCGGCGTACACCACGCCGCTGCGCGCAACCAATCGCCTGCTCGCCGGCCCGTTCAAGGGGCAGGACGACGCAATGGCCTTCGTCAACGCGCTGAAGAAGGATGGCGCCTCGACCTTCGCGTGGCAGAGCGAGGCCGGCCAGAAGATCGAGAAGCTCAGGCCCTGA
- the argS gene encoding arginine--tRNA ligase, translating to MTLYPRFAAHIDSALDALVAAGTLPAGLERRAITIEPPRDASHGDLATNAAMVLAKPAGTNPRALAEALSGELAKVAGVSAVSVAGPGFINLSLDDATWRDELSAIADAGADYGRSTAGQGVTVNIEYVSANPTGPMHMGHCRGAVVGDALASLLEFAGHKVIREYYVNDAGGQVDVLARSVHLRYREALGETVEIPEGLYPGDYLVPVGQALAAEFGDRYVAAPEDEWLPLFRTRAVAAMLVLIKADLALLGIHHDLFSSEAELQAAGKPEAAEAELRSRGLVYDGVLEAPKGETPEDWEPVELPLFRSSQFGDDQDRPIKKSNGQWTYFGADLAYHFQKAESADQLIDIWGADHAGTVKRIVAAVQALTGGKTRFDVKLVQMVRLLRAGEPVKMSKRSGNFVTLADVVREVGKDVVRFTMLTRKADAQMDFDFAKVVEASKDNPVFYVQYAHARVHSLHRRAVEAGIVLPETVDLSQLGTAELALVKRAAQFPRLVEAAAAAREPHRIAFYLYDLAAEFHALWNMGNDDPSRRFLIAEDAGLTAARLFLADAIGQIIRNGLAVMGVAAVEEMGG from the coding sequence ATGACACTCTACCCACGCTTCGCCGCCCATATCGATTCCGCCCTCGACGCGCTCGTCGCCGCCGGCACGCTGCCCGCCGGGCTGGAACGCCGTGCCATCACCATCGAGCCGCCGCGCGATGCCTCGCACGGCGATCTCGCCACCAACGCTGCGATGGTGCTCGCCAAGCCTGCGGGCACCAACCCGCGGGCGCTGGCCGAGGCGCTGTCGGGCGAACTAGCCAAGGTCGCCGGCGTGTCCGCGGTGTCGGTGGCGGGGCCGGGGTTCATCAACCTCTCCCTCGATGACGCGACATGGCGCGACGAGCTGTCGGCGATCGCCGATGCCGGCGCCGATTATGGCCGCTCGACCGCGGGGCAGGGCGTCACCGTCAACATCGAATATGTCTCGGCCAACCCGACCGGCCCGATGCACATGGGCCATTGCCGCGGCGCGGTGGTCGGCGACGCACTCGCCAGCCTGCTCGAATTCGCCGGGCACAAGGTGATCCGCGAATATTACGTCAACGATGCCGGCGGTCAGGTCGACGTACTCGCCCGCTCGGTCCACCTGCGCTACCGCGAGGCGCTGGGCGAGACGGTCGAGATTCCGGAAGGGCTGTACCCGGGCGACTATCTGGTACCCGTCGGCCAGGCGCTCGCCGCCGAATTCGGCGACCGCTATGTCGCCGCGCCGGAGGACGAATGGCTGCCGCTGTTCCGCACCCGCGCGGTCGCGGCGATGTTGGTGCTCATTAAGGCCGATCTCGCGCTGCTCGGCATCCACCACGACCTGTTCTCCTCCGAAGCGGAATTGCAGGCAGCGGGCAAGCCCGAAGCGGCGGAGGCCGAGCTCCGGTCGCGCGGGCTCGTCTACGACGGCGTGCTCGAGGCACCGAAGGGCGAGACGCCCGAGGATTGGGAGCCGGTCGAGCTGCCGCTTTTCCGATCGTCGCAGTTCGGCGACGATCAGGATCGGCCCATCAAGAAGTCGAACGGCCAGTGGACCTATTTCGGCGCCGACCTCGCCTATCATTTCCAGAAGGCCGAGAGCGCCGACCAGCTGATCGACATCTGGGGCGCCGACCACGCCGGCACCGTCAAGCGCATCGTGGCCGCGGTGCAGGCGCTGACCGGCGGCAAGACGCGGTTCGACGTGAAGCTCGTCCAGATGGTCCGGCTGCTGCGCGCCGGCGAGCCGGTGAAGATGTCCAAACGCTCTGGCAATTTCGTGACGCTCGCCGATGTGGTGCGCGAGGTCGGGAAGGACGTCGTCCGCTTCACGATGCTGACGCGCAAGGCCGACGCGCAGATGGATTTCGACTTCGCCAAGGTGGTCGAGGCGTCGAAGGACAATCCGGTCTTCTACGTCCAATACGCCCACGCCCGCGTCCATTCGCTGCACCGGCGTGCGGTAGAGGCCGGGATCGTGCTGCCCGAGACAGTCGATCTGTCCCAGCTTGGCACGGCGGAGCTGGCGCTGGTGAAGCGCGCGGCGCAGTTTCCGCGGTTGGTGGAGGCGGCAGCAGCGGCGCGCGAGCCGCACCGGATCGCCTTTTATCTCTATGACTTGGCCGCGGAATTTCACGCTCTGTGGAACATGGGCAATGACGATCCGTCGCGCCGCTTCCTGATCGCCGAGGACGCAGGGCTGACCGCCGCGCGACTTTTCTTGGCGGACGCGATCGGGCAGATTATCCGCAATGGCCTGGCTGTCATGGGGGTGGCGGCCGTCGAGGAGATGGGCGGATGA
- a CDS encoding deoxyguanosinetriphosphate triphosphohydrolase, translating to MREAAPWAATPERSKGRLHEEQSGSERGPRDAFQRDRDRIVHSISFRRLRHKTQVFMAPDGDHFRVRLTHSVEVAQIGRTIARALGLNEDLTEALCLAHDIGHPPFGHAGEDALEEALRGHGGFDHNGHTLRALTLLDSPYPRWEGLNLTWDTLEGLAKHNGPVVEPGWALAAANAQMPLTLGEWPSLEAQVAALADDIAYDNHDIDDGLRAGLLSLDQLLAVPLVARGWDAVRARFADVAPERLVGELVRSQIGAMVNDLIVETRAAIGTARVETVDDVRAAGTALVRFSGAMREDERVLKRFMYANLYHHPNQLAAADAARRVVAGLFAAYRDDPARLPAEWRDRLPEADPDRSRHIADFIAGMTDRYAVTRYREHVGDIALPEGF from the coding sequence ATGCGGGAGGCTGCGCCCTGGGCCGCGACCCCGGAGCGCAGCAAAGGCCGGCTTCACGAGGAACAAAGCGGGTCCGAGCGTGGGCCGCGCGACGCGTTCCAGCGTGACCGCGACCGCATCGTTCACTCGATCAGCTTCCGCCGCCTGCGCCACAAGACGCAGGTGTTCATGGCTCCCGACGGCGACCATTTCCGCGTCCGCCTGACCCACAGCGTGGAAGTTGCCCAAATCGGGCGCACGATCGCCCGCGCGCTCGGCCTGAACGAGGATTTAACCGAGGCTTTGTGCCTAGCACACGACATCGGCCACCCGCCGTTCGGCCATGCCGGGGAGGATGCGCTGGAGGAGGCGCTGCGCGGGCACGGCGGGTTCGACCACAACGGCCACACGCTGCGCGCGTTGACCCTGCTCGATTCGCCCTATCCGCGGTGGGAGGGGCTGAACCTGACGTGGGATACGCTGGAGGGGCTGGCGAAGCACAACGGCCCGGTGGTCGAGCCCGGCTGGGCGCTGGCCGCGGCGAACGCGCAGATGCCGCTGACGCTCGGGGAATGGCCGTCGCTTGAGGCGCAGGTCGCGGCGCTGGCCGACGACATCGCCTATGACAATCACGACATCGACGACGGCCTGCGCGCGGGGTTGCTGAGCCTCGACCAACTGCTCGCAGTCCCGCTGGTCGCGCGCGGGTGGGACGCGGTGCGGGCGCGGTTTGCCGACGTCGCGCCCGAGCGGCTCGTGGGCGAACTGGTGCGATCGCAGATCGGGGCGATGGTCAACGACCTGATCGTGGAGACGCGGGCGGCCATCGGTACGGCGCGGGTTGAAACCGTCGATGACGTCCGCGCTGCCGGCACCGCGCTGGTGCGCTTTTCTGGCGCGATGCGTGAGGACGAGCGCGTGCTGAAGCGGTTCATGTACGCCAACCTGTACCACCACCCGAACCAGCTCGCCGCCGCCGATGCCGCGCGCCGCGTGGTCGCCGGGCTGTTCGCCGCCTACCGTGACGATCCCGCGCGCCTGCCCGCCGAATGGCGCGATCGGCTGCCCGAGGCCGACCCGGATCGCAGCCGCCACATCGCCGATTTCATCGCCGGGATGACCGATCGCTACGCCGTTACCCGCTACCGCGAACACGTGGGCGACATCGCGCTGCCCGAGGGGTTCTGA
- a CDS encoding DUF1501 domain-containing protein, whose translation MFTRRTFVSTGTLAAIGAAFAPRIAFAAAPTEKRFVFIIQRGAADGLHTLAPVGDPAYAAARGALAQDFASAAKLDAMFALHPALANTAALYKGGEALFAHAVASPYRDRSHFDGQNVLESGGKDAYQIKDGWLNRLLSVLPQEQAKGIAVAATVPMALRGKVEVASYAPSALPDASDDLLARVTQLYAGDAQLHALWEQANATRALTGDLAADNGRNAAATGALAARLLAPADGARIAMIETGGWDTHSGQSGRLAAQLRGLDAMIGAIKTGLGPLWKDTMVLVATEFGRTVAVNGTGGTDHGTASAAMLLGGGVKGGRVIADWPGLAPANLYEARDLKPTASLDGVIAGATAAHFGVDPARMTAALFPAAGPVRAVEGLTRSV comes from the coding sequence ATGTTTACCCGCCGCACCTTTGTGTCGACCGGCACGCTCGCCGCGATCGGCGCCGCCTTCGCCCCGCGCATCGCGTTCGCCGCCGCGCCGACCGAGAAACGCTTCGTCTTCATCATTCAGCGCGGCGCCGCCGACGGGCTGCACACGCTCGCGCCCGTCGGCGACCCCGCCTATGCCGCAGCACGCGGCGCATTGGCGCAGGACTTCGCCAGCGCGGCGAAGCTCGACGCGATGTTCGCGCTGCATCCTGCACTCGCCAACACCGCGGCGCTCTACAAGGGCGGCGAGGCGCTGTTCGCCCACGCCGTCGCCTCACCCTACCGCGACCGCTCGCATTTCGATGGCCAGAACGTGCTCGAGAGCGGTGGCAAGGATGCCTACCAGATCAAGGACGGCTGGCTGAATCGCCTGCTGTCGGTGCTGCCGCAGGAGCAGGCTAAGGGCATCGCGGTTGCCGCGACCGTGCCGATGGCGCTGCGTGGCAAGGTGGAGGTCGCGTCCTACGCCCCCTCGGCGCTGCCGGATGCATCCGACGATTTGCTCGCGCGCGTGACGCAGCTCTATGCCGGCGATGCGCAGCTGCACGCGCTTTGGGAACAGGCGAACGCCACGCGCGCGCTGACCGGCGATCTGGCCGCGGACAATGGCCGCAACGCCGCCGCGACCGGAGCGCTCGCCGCGCGGCTGCTCGCGCCCGCTGATGGCGCGCGGATCGCGATGATCGAAACCGGGGGCTGGGACACGCATTCGGGGCAGAGCGGGCGGCTGGCCGCGCAGTTGCGCGGGCTCGACGCGATGATCGGCGCGATCAAGACGGGGTTGGGGCCGCTCTGGAAGGACACGATGGTGCTGGTCGCGACGGAATTCGGGCGCACCGTCGCGGTCAACGGCACTGGCGGCACCGACCACGGCACGGCGTCGGCGGCGATGCTGCTCGGCGGCGGCGTGAAGGGCGGGCGGGTGATCGCCGACTGGCCGGGTCTGGCGCCCGCGAACCTCTACGAAGCCCGCGACCTGAAGCCGACCGCCAGCCTCGACGGCGTCATCGCCGGCGCGACCGCGGCGCATTTCGGTGTCGACCCCGCGCGCATGACCGCGGCGCTGTTCCCGGCGGCGGGGCCGGTGCGCGCGGTGGAGGGGCTGACCCGCAGCGTTTGA